In bacterium, a single genomic region encodes these proteins:
- a CDS encoding radical SAM protein, with translation MSATAFGFNDPRYAEFPPVVQIALVSGVCQSRCRHCPMGRKNMGELPPALAAELRPGFFDFGLFRRIVHEMAAYPWAILRIHSRGEPMVHPQYAEMLGYAKAHGVGTLTSFTNGIALDEHIGAVLEAPLDMLEVSADAPDPDTYLQWRRTDNFRRIHAAVTDLHAARGKLPDSPTRIVVSAVDHPDFRPHREAFMDCWAPIADKVIVRPYHTYAGRLEDPYACEHTTGDYIPCVQLWERFSVNTWGQVNACYNDWGDAELIGDLNEPGSTIKSVWTGAAFDAIRGATLAGPYLKCCQKCSGPSLSSWGRGGYQHWVRELLDTPVARGGEHQ, from the coding sequence ATGAGCGCCACTGCCTTCGGCTTCAATGACCCGCGCTACGCGGAGTTCCCGCCGGTCGTGCAGATCGCGCTCGTGTCGGGGGTCTGTCAGTCACGCTGTCGCCACTGCCCGATGGGCCGCAAGAACATGGGGGAGTTGCCGCCGGCGTTGGCGGCGGAACTGCGGCCGGGCTTCTTCGACTTCGGTCTCTTCCGCAGGATCGTGCACGAGATGGCCGCATACCCCTGGGCCATCCTGCGTATCCACTCGCGCGGTGAGCCCATGGTTCACCCGCAGTACGCCGAGATGCTGGGCTACGCCAAGGCGCATGGCGTGGGCACCCTCACCAGCTTCACCAACGGCATTGCCCTGGACGAGCACATCGGGGCGGTGCTAGAGGCGCCGCTGGACATGCTGGAAGTCAGCGCCGATGCTCCGGACCCCGACACCTACCTACAGTGGCGCCGCACCGACAACTTCCGCCGTATCCATGCCGCCGTGACGGACCTCCATGCCGCGCGCGGCAAGCTGCCCGACAGCCCGACGCGCATCGTCGTCTCGGCGGTGGACCACCCGGACTTCCGGCCCCACCGCGAGGCCTTCATGGACTGCTGGGCGCCCATCGCCGACAAGGTCATTGTCCGCCCCTACCACACCTATGCCGGGCGCCTGGAGGACCCGTACGCGTGCGAGCACACCACCGGTGACTACATCCCCTGCGTTCAGCTCTGGGAGCGGTTCTCCGTCAACACCTGGGGACAGGTCAATGCCTGCTACAACGACTGGGGCGATGCGGAACTGATCGGCGATCTCAACGAGCCGGGGAGCACCATCAAGTCGGTCTGGACCGGCGCGGCCTTCGACGCGATCCGCGGGGCGACGCTGGCGGGGCCATACCTGAAGTGCTGCCAGAAGTGCTCGGGGCCGTCGCTCAGCAGTTGGGGCCGCGGCGGCTATCAGCACTGGGTGCGCGAACTGCTGGACACGCCGGTGGCGAGGGGAGGGGAACACCAGTGA
- a CDS encoding glycosyltransferase family 4 protein, translating into MHLIYLAAGAGQMYCGACARDLALVRGLIARGHDAEVIPLYTPLRIEGEAPDGLRPVFLGGLNAFLQQHSSLFRRLPPAADRVLDHPALLRFVSQFAVRTEAARLGPMTVSVLAGREGRQRKELERLMAYLRQSGSGCSASTPNTCQTAFIITNSLLSGLAPELRRNFGAPVLCGLQGEDAFLEALGAPHTEQALAHIRRNARSVDLFIASSADCARRMGETLGLPADDIAVVRTGLDATDFAPLAAGRCPAPPGGPCTIGYLSVITPGKGLDLLVESVARLHQSGRPVRLLVAGRVLNHGYWQQVQRQIARGGLQEIADFRGEVTREGKLQLLRECRIFCLPSRFAEARGVAAMEAMASGLPVVVTAQGVFPELLQGTEAGLQFAVGETGPHGAAEALTACLNKLLDDPARGYRMGQVGARTIATRYSVDVAVTEVLAAVERACSRHRASAD; encoded by the coding sequence ATGCACCTCATCTACCTTGCCGCCGGCGCCGGGCAGATGTACTGTGGCGCTTGTGCCCGCGACCTTGCTCTCGTGCGCGGGCTGATCGCCCGGGGACACGACGCTGAGGTCATCCCCCTGTACACGCCTCTGCGGATCGAGGGAGAGGCCCCTGACGGCCTCCGCCCCGTGTTCCTCGGTGGACTCAATGCCTTTCTCCAGCAGCACAGCAGCCTCTTCCGCCGCCTGCCGCCCGCTGCGGATCGCGTCCTCGACCACCCCGCTCTGCTCCGGTTCGTGTCGCAGTTCGCGGTCCGCACCGAGGCGGCGCGTCTGGGGCCGATGACCGTCTCGGTGCTGGCCGGCCGTGAAGGGCGCCAGCGCAAGGAACTCGAGCGCCTCATGGCCTATCTGCGGCAGAGCGGCTCGGGCTGTTCCGCCTCGACCCCCAACACCTGCCAGACCGCCTTCATCATCACCAACTCGCTCCTGTCTGGCCTGGCGCCGGAACTGCGCCGCAACTTCGGGGCGCCGGTCCTTTGCGGCCTGCAGGGCGAGGACGCCTTCCTGGAAGCCCTGGGCGCCCCGCATACTGAGCAGGCGCTTGCCCACATCCGGCGGAATGCCAGGTCAGTTGACCTATTCATTGCGTCGAGCGCCGACTGCGCCCGACGCATGGGTGAGACGCTCGGCCTGCCCGCCGACGACATCGCGGTCGTGCGTACCGGCCTGGACGCCACGGACTTCGCGCCGCTCGCCGCTGGGCGTTGCCCTGCGCCTCCCGGCGGACCGTGCACCATCGGCTACCTCTCGGTCATCACCCCCGGCAAGGGTCTCGACCTGCTGGTAGAGTCCGTCGCGCGCCTGCATCAGTCCGGGCGCCCGGTACGCCTGCTGGTGGCCGGTCGCGTGCTCAACCACGGCTATTGGCAGCAAGTTCAGCGGCAGATCGCCCGGGGTGGCCTACAGGAGATCGCGGACTTCCGGGGCGAGGTGACGCGCGAGGGCAAGCTACAACTGCTGCGTGAGTGCCGCATCTTCTGTCTGCCCAGCCGCTTCGCCGAGGCCCGGGGAGTCGCGGCGATGGAAGCGATGGCCTCCGGGCTCCCCGTGGTGGTAACGGCCCAGGGCGTGTTCCCGGAGCTACTGCAGGGCACGGAGGCGGGACTGCAGTTCGCCGTCGGAGAGACGGGGCCACACGGCGCGGCCGAGGCCCTGACAGCCTGCCTGAACAAGTTGCTTGACGACCCGGCGCGAGGCTACCGCATGGGGCAGGTAGGGGCACGCACCATCGCCACGCGCTACAGCGTGGATGTGGCTGTGACTGAGGTGTTGGCCGCGGTGGAACGGGCGTGCAGCCGCCACCGCGCCAGTGCCGACTGA
- a CDS encoding MFS transporter: MAHDSALDGVLGRLLGRASHDPAERRNLFWVTLAYLLNGAGATLFGGELWSGFLERTGFSLQEIGWISFAGLIATACGLFAFMGLGDRVRNRVRTACLVIGLLALAPLATVGVALIPRVALPLTGVFVALIAIGVSQALANSIPVMLDYPIWARAIAPGVRGRLFGFSNLSYGLPGILIGVFAAGLLKDMPYPMGYAWCFLAAAAAITVRAVTYSRVRELPDLAVAGASTSALPFASVARVLALKEFRWLAGPHIVRGLTMSVIGFSVPLGLKYLHMPEHYPGYATSATQIATVLAGIWVAVYADRWGAAWATLLGDVLYAVGMATVVLLGGNPAAFLVLYFLTQFGRNLEDNTVPLGAINLVPAEHLGAFSAARLMILMGSNAIGGPIFGWLFDGGHFVLVFALGALLKLLSGIWFWYVFRLKTPAHRAEMAGSALQRSDPDPDPAEGK; this comes from the coding sequence ATGGCGCACGACAGCGCCCTCGACGGCGTCTTGGGGCGACTGCTGGGGCGGGCCTCGCACGACCCGGCCGAGCGGCGGAACCTGTTCTGGGTCACGCTGGCGTACTTGCTCAATGGCGCCGGGGCCACGCTCTTTGGCGGCGAGCTATGGAGCGGCTTCCTGGAGCGAACGGGGTTCTCGCTGCAGGAGATCGGCTGGATCAGCTTCGCGGGGTTGATCGCCACCGCCTGCGGCCTTTTCGCCTTCATGGGGCTCGGCGACCGCGTGCGGAACCGGGTGCGCACGGCCTGCCTGGTCATCGGGCTTCTCGCGCTGGCGCCCCTGGCGACGGTCGGGGTTGCTCTGATCCCGCGGGTTGCGCTCCCGCTCACCGGCGTGTTCGTGGCGCTCATTGCCATCGGCGTGTCGCAGGCGCTCGCGAACTCCATCCCGGTGATGCTCGACTACCCGATCTGGGCGCGGGCCATCGCGCCTGGTGTGCGGGGGCGTCTCTTTGGCTTCAGCAACCTCTCCTATGGCCTTCCCGGGATTCTCATCGGCGTCTTCGCCGCCGGGCTCTTGAAGGACATGCCCTACCCGATGGGCTATGCCTGGTGCTTCCTGGCGGCAGCGGCGGCGATCACGGTCCGTGCAGTGACGTACTCGCGGGTCCGCGAGTTGCCTGACCTGGCCGTGGCCGGGGCCAGTACCTCGGCCCTGCCTTTCGCGTCGGTGGCGCGCGTGCTGGCGCTCAAGGAGTTCCGATGGCTGGCCGGGCCCCACATCGTGCGCGGGCTGACCATGAGTGTCATCGGCTTTTCCGTGCCGCTGGGCCTCAAGTACCTGCATATGCCCGAGCATTACCCGGGCTACGCCACCTCGGCCACACAGATTGCCACGGTGTTGGCGGGCATATGGGTGGCGGTCTATGCGGACCGCTGGGGTGCGGCGTGGGCGACTCTGCTGGGGGACGTGCTTTACGCCGTGGGCATGGCTACCGTCGTGCTTCTCGGCGGGAACCCCGCGGCCTTCCTGGTGCTGTACTTCCTCACGCAGTTTGGCCGCAACCTCGAGGACAACACGGTGCCGCTCGGCGCGATCAACCTCGTGCCGGCCGAGCACCTAGGAGCCTTCAGCGCCGCCCGACTGATGATCCTGATGGGCTCCAACGCCATCGGCGGCCCGATCTTCGGCTGGCTTTTCGACGGGGGCCACTTTGTGCTAGTCTTCGCCCTTGGGGCACTGCTGAAGCTGCTTTCCGGCATCTGGTTCTGGTACGTCTTTCGGCTCAAGACGCCCGCGCACCGCGCAGAGATGGCGGGAAGCGCGCTACAGAGGTCGGACCCAGACCCAGACCCGGCCGAGGGCAAGTGA
- a CDS encoding radical SAM protein codes for MATPQLAPQVKPHLVRAESTCLIHHDRVSGRWEYLPSDDLLTWANRDDVQPIDYRTVYAPGSRHWGAPLSLFLDLTAACQCSCWYCYNRSGRALENELTTWEIEGLIRAHAEHGGVEVRLSGGEPTLHPDLLRFIATSAGLGMTTVLVSNGMIAGALRGELAHAPISAVYLSLQGDRETHDAIRGAGSYDQCVHSARTLCAAGQRVRLSMTFHRRNQHCVDHVVALAAQMGAAAAFSPLRPVGGAAPGDMLDAQEHRALVERVVALRRQYPQMRLDTPWDYLAAPPGPPVQGAHKRLGCGQGGISVTVGGDCFTCGQLSGRPESRVGNVREDDLLTIWRRSRDACPLVNARLADKCRRCAYLYGSPCFGGCAVSALVVNGAMDAGDPYCFVDLLAEARP; via the coding sequence ATGGCGACGCCACAGCTTGCCCCCCAGGTGAAGCCCCACCTGGTTCGTGCTGAGAGCACGTGCCTGATCCACCACGACCGCGTGTCCGGGCGCTGGGAGTACCTGCCGAGCGACGACCTGCTCACCTGGGCCAACCGCGACGATGTGCAGCCCATTGACTACCGTACCGTCTACGCGCCCGGCAGCCGTCACTGGGGGGCGCCGCTGTCGCTCTTCCTGGACCTCACAGCCGCGTGTCAGTGCTCGTGCTGGTATTGCTACAACCGGTCCGGTCGGGCCCTGGAGAACGAGCTGACGACATGGGAGATCGAGGGTCTCATTCGCGCCCACGCCGAGCACGGCGGGGTGGAGGTGCGACTGTCCGGGGGCGAGCCCACGCTGCATCCTGACCTGCTGCGCTTCATCGCGACCAGCGCCGGGCTGGGGATGACCACCGTCCTGGTCAGCAACGGGATGATCGCCGGGGCGTTGCGGGGGGAGCTGGCACATGCCCCCATATCGGCCGTCTATCTCTCGCTGCAGGGCGACCGCGAGACCCACGATGCCATCCGCGGCGCGGGCAGCTATGACCAGTGTGTCCACAGCGCACGCACACTGTGTGCCGCCGGGCAGCGCGTGCGCCTCTCGATGACCTTCCACCGCCGCAACCAGCACTGCGTGGATCACGTCGTAGCGCTGGCGGCCCAGATGGGTGCTGCCGCGGCCTTCAGTCCCCTGCGACCGGTCGGCGGAGCCGCGCCTGGCGATATGCTTGACGCGCAGGAGCACCGTGCCCTCGTGGAGCGGGTCGTCGCCCTGCGCCGGCAGTACCCGCAGATGCGCCTCGACACGCCCTGGGACTACCTGGCCGCGCCGCCCGGGCCTCCTGTCCAGGGCGCCCACAAGCGTCTGGGCTGCGGCCAAGGCGGCATCTCGGTCACTGTTGGCGGGGACTGCTTCACCTGCGGGCAGCTATCCGGCCGTCCGGAGTCCCGCGTCGGCAATGTCCGCGAGGACGACCTGCTGACCATCTGGCGGCGGTCGCGTGATGCCTGTCCGTTGGTCAATGCACGGCTCGCGGACAAGTGCCGTCGCTGCGCCTATCTGTATGGCTCGCCGTGCTTCGGCGGGTGCGCCGTGTCGGCGCTGGTCGTGAACGGAGCGATGGACGCGGGCGATCCGTACTGCTTCGTGGACCTGCTGGCGGAGGCACGGCCATGA
- a CDS encoding B12-binding domain-containing radical SAM protein: protein MLGKHGAPRVVLVNLPVPQIDDDQRQAPGGLVALATFVRAHGYEAEICDLAGTPPDQLTPEHLPEAEVYGLSLYTATCYLAYGFVACLRQARPEAFLVAGGPHASAVPEEVLAHGFDAVVCGEGEEALAAILDHLASGERAAIPDLIRARPNDDLDTLPYPDYSGLCDMKRYSRRIAGLPVMALDSSRGCANRCRFCNSRVMERGCWRPRSPESVLQEVRWHHKAGWRAFRFNDDSFLADRPRAYEICRLLRPLDLKFRIFCRAEDLAAPGLCEALAGAGCMHVGVGIESLDPSMLARMAKAQRVSVIQEGLARARAAGLLTRGFFIVGFPGETDETVARTLDALPHLALDEATCYPCLPYPGTDLAVRPSSYGITWIDPDYSKYIQAGHERSTGYLLATRSFGPEQVRCWRDQFLQAFDRLGIAWSDQLGIVT from the coding sequence GTGTTAGGCAAACATGGCGCCCCACGGGTCGTCCTGGTGAACCTGCCTGTTCCCCAGATTGATGACGACCAGCGCCAGGCACCGGGTGGCCTCGTGGCTCTGGCCACCTTCGTGCGAGCGCACGGCTACGAGGCCGAGATCTGTGACCTGGCCGGCACCCCGCCCGACCAACTGACACCCGAGCACCTGCCGGAGGCCGAGGTCTATGGTCTGTCGCTCTACACGGCGACCTGTTACCTCGCCTATGGATTCGTGGCGTGCCTGCGGCAGGCGCGGCCGGAGGCGTTCCTGGTGGCGGGAGGCCCCCATGCTAGCGCCGTGCCTGAGGAGGTCCTGGCCCACGGCTTCGATGCTGTGGTATGCGGCGAGGGCGAGGAGGCGCTGGCGGCGATCCTGGACCACCTGGCCAGTGGCGAGCGTGCCGCCATACCGGACCTCATCCGGGCCCGGCCCAATGACGACCTCGACACCCTCCCGTACCCCGACTACAGCGGTCTGTGTGACATGAAACGCTACTCGCGGCGCATTGCCGGACTGCCGGTCATGGCCCTGGACAGTTCGCGAGGCTGTGCGAACCGCTGCCGCTTCTGCAACTCACGGGTGATGGAGCGTGGGTGCTGGCGCCCGCGCAGCCCCGAGAGCGTCCTGCAGGAGGTGCGATGGCACCACAAGGCCGGTTGGCGGGCCTTCCGCTTCAACGACGACTCGTTCCTGGCGGACCGGCCGCGGGCATATGAGATCTGCCGTCTGCTGCGCCCGCTGGACCTGAAGTTCCGCATCTTCTGTCGGGCCGAGGACCTGGCCGCACCGGGGCTTTGTGAGGCGCTGGCGGGAGCAGGCTGCATGCACGTAGGGGTGGGCATCGAATCCCTCGACCCGTCCATGCTGGCTCGCATGGCCAAGGCGCAGCGGGTGTCGGTGATCCAGGAGGGCCTGGCGCGAGCCCGGGCCGCCGGCTTGCTTACCCGGGGCTTCTTCATCGTCGGCTTCCCGGGCGAGACCGACGAGACGGTGGCCCGAACGCTGGACGCTCTCCCCCACCTCGCGCTCGATGAGGCAACCTGCTACCCGTGCCTGCCCTACCCCGGCACCGATCTGGCCGTCCGCCCCAGCTCCTACGGCATCACCTGGATCGACCCGGACTACTCCAAGTACATCCAGGCCGGGCACGAACGCTCCACGGGCTACCTGCTGGCCACCAGATCGTTCGGCCCCGAGCAAGTGCGGTGCTGGCGCGATCAGTTCCTCCAGGCTTTCGACCGCCTTGGCATCGCCTGGTCAGACCAGTTGGGGATCGTGACATGA